A genomic segment from Ptychodera flava strain L36383 chromosome 8, AS_Pfla_20210202, whole genome shotgun sequence encodes:
- the LOC139138572 gene encoding uncharacterized protein, protein MDSMEDTSPPPSSDDSQEHIDVSSTVRGRGRGRGRGRGRGRARGRGRGRGRHTTTEARPTSSNEALLNIEQRKVTLRAMIEQMNDTEKNDQLLKIIENQPSLVFNLAVPQPQQPGVGGYHQSESSSKPDWCVCTLYREMPTQPERKCCDRPHEFCMSQSLVSSYSYAQRKVDDEIK, encoded by the exons ATGGACTCGATGGAAGAC ACATCACCGCCACCTTCATCCGATGACAGCCAAGAGCACATCGATGTTTCAAGCACAGTTAGAGGCAGGGGCAGAGGCAGGGGTAGAGGCAGAGGCAGAGGTCGTGCAAGAGGAAGAGGTAGAGGAAGGGGCAGACACACTACCACAGAAGCCAGACCAACATCAAGTAATGAGGCCTTACTCAATATAGAACAGAGGAAGGTAACGTTACGG gcCATGATAGAACAAATGAACGACacagaaaaaaatgaccaaCTGCTAAAGATTATTGAGAACCAACCAAGTCTTGTGTTTAACTTGGCAGTACCGCAACCACAACAACCTGGAGTGGGCGGATACCATCAGTCAGAATCATCTTCCAAACCAGATTGGTGTGTTTGCACATTATATAGGGAAATGCCCACACAACCAGAGAGAAAGTGCTGTGATAGACCTCATGAATTCTGTATGTCACAATCACTGGTGAGTAGttacagttatgctcaacggaaagtagacgatgagattaaatga